The genomic interval TGCCGAATGGCGTCGCGCTCAAGCCCCAGGTCTACACGCCCCTGCCCGGCTCGCCGATTCCGAACCGCTCCGTGGGCTCGTCCGCCGGCGCCGTCGTCACCATCGACTGCGACTACGCGCCCACCGCCGACAACGTGCGCACGCGCCCGCCGATCGTCGAGAACGTCCATATCTCGGGCGTGAGGGTCGGTAACGTGAAGACGAAGGATGGCAGCTTCTCGTGCTACCAGGCCCTGCTGTTGCTGGGGCCGGTCGCCTACGACTACAACGGACCAGCCGGCGCCGAGATCCTGCCGATCCGCGACGTGACGATCACGGACTGCGATTTCGGCAATCCCGTGAACGTGGCCCAGCCATGGTTCGTGTACAACGTGCGCAATGTGAAGCTCACGAACGTGACGATCGGCGGCAAGGTCGTCAACACGACCCTGTCGGCGTAGATGCGCCTGCGGCGTGTGGGTTTCGCAAGGTGGGCACTCCGTGCCCGCGCGATATAGCACGGGCGAGTGTCGAAATTTGACCATGAACGCGGCCCTTGCATGTTGGACTTGTGGGCGCGTTTCGATGTGCAACTGTTCCATACCGCGTGGGCACGGAGTGCCCACCCTACAGAGCGCGGCTCGCTGATTGATCCGCTGCGCTCACCGTTTCACAAAATTGGTCAGACCGCTTGCCAAGCTCGGCCTTAAGTGAAGCTCACGAACGTGACGATCGGCGGCAAGGTCGTCAACACGACCCTGTCGGCGTAGATGCGCCTGCGGCGTGTGGGTTTCGCAGGGTGGGCACTCCGTGCCCGCGCGGTATAGAACAGTTTCGAGTCGAAATGCTGCCGCAAGCCGAACTGCAACGGCCGCGTTCACGCCGAAGTTTCGACACTCGTCCGTGCTATACCCCGTGGGCACAGGGCGCCCACCCTACGAAGCAGTCTCAAAAAACTGGTCGGACCGCTTGCCAAGCCCGGCCTTAGGTTGTACGATGACTGATAACTGCAGTACAGACTGAGGCAGGAGACGGCCTCATCCACATCCCAACCTGAAGGTACCGACCATGTTCACTCCACAAGACGTCAAGACCATCCTCTCCTCCGGCCTGCTGTCCTTCCCGATCACCGACTTCGACGCCCAGGGCGACTTCAAGGCGGACACCTATGCCCAGCGCCTTGAATGGCTGGCACCCTACGGCGCCACCGCCCTGTTCGTGGCCGGCGGCACGGGCGAGTTTTTCTCGCTGACGCCCGAGGACTACACGCAAGTGGTGAAGGTGGCAGTGGAAACCTGCCGCGGCAAGGTGCCGATCCTGGCCGGCGCCGGCGGCCCGACCCGGATGGCCATCAAGTACGCACAGGAAGCCGAGCGCCTGGGCGCCCACGGTATCCTCCTGATGCCGCACTACCTGACCGAAGCGAGCCAGGACGGCCTGATCGAGCACGTGGCCGCCGTCTGCGCCTCGGTGAAGTTCGGCGTCGTCGTCTACAACCGCGACCGCTGCAAGCTCAATGCCGATTCGCTCCTGAAACTGGCTGACCGCTGCCCCAACCTGATCGGTTTCAAGGACGGCATCGGCGAGATCGAATCGATGGTCACCATCCGCCGCAAGCTGGGCGACCGCTTCACCTACCTCGGCGGCCTGCCGACCGCGGAAGTCTACGCCGCAGCCTACAAGGCGCTGGGCGTGCC from Massilia sp. Se16.2.3 carries:
- the kdgD gene encoding 5-dehydro-4-deoxyglucarate dehydratase encodes the protein MFTPQDVKTILSSGLLSFPITDFDAQGDFKADTYAQRLEWLAPYGATALFVAGGTGEFFSLTPEDYTQVVKVAVETCRGKVPILAGAGGPTRMAIKYAQEAERLGAHGILLMPHYLTEASQDGLIEHVAAVCASVKFGVVVYNRDRCKLNADSLLKLADRCPNLIGFKDGIGEIESMVTIRRKLGDRFTYLGGLPTAEVYAAAYKALGVPVYSSAVFNFIPKTAIEFYEAVRTDDHATQARLIDDFFLPYLDIRNKKAGYAVSIVKAGASIAGYPAGPVRAPLVDLAPQEVEQLAALMAKLGPQ